The Opitutales bacterium ASA1 genome window below encodes:
- a CDS encoding DUF2237 domain-containing protein, with the protein MESARNVLGGPLKSCSSQPATGFFRNGRCDTCAEDLGSHTVCAEMTDAFLAFSQAMGNDLSTPHPEYRFPGLKAGDRWCVCAARWLEAYRAGYAPPVVLAATHERALEIVPLQALRHHATA; encoded by the coding sequence ATGGAATCCGCACGCAACGTCCTCGGTGGTCCCCTCAAATCCTGCAGCTCGCAGCCCGCGACCGGCTTTTTTCGCAACGGCCGTTGCGACACGTGCGCGGAGGATCTCGGTTCGCACACCGTGTGTGCGGAGATGACGGACGCGTTTCTGGCGTTCAGCCAAGCGATGGGAAACGATCTCTCGACTCCGCATCCGGAGTATCGCTTTCCGGGGTTGAAGGCGGGCGACCGGTGGTGCGTGTGCGCGGCGCGGTGGTTGGAGGCGTATCGCGCGGGTTACGCACCGCCGGTGGTGTTGGCGGCGACGCACGAGCGGGCGCTGGAGATCGTGCCGTTGCAGGCGCTGCGTCACCACGCCACGGCGTGA